GGCTTTAGAAACCAATGATTACTCAGACTCGGTCAGGATTGCCTCTGTGCAATTGTGGGATATGGCTTCCCAAAAACTGATATTGACTCTCAAAGGCTATCCCGGAAATTATCGATCCATGCAGTTTTCGCCTGATGGAAAGATATTAGCCATAGGATCAGATGATGGCACCTTACAGTTATGGGATTTATCACCAAAGAATAACGTCGTTCAACTAAAAGGCGGAGGAATTGTGTCGGAACTTGTTTTTTCCCATGATGGAACAACGTTGGCATCCAGACAAAGAGAAGGTATAATCAGGTTGTTGGATCTGTCATCACAAAAGGTAAAGGATATGAGCCTTCATGGACATTGGATTGATTTTCAAGCGTTATCCCCTGATTGTAAGCTTGTAGCTCTCGGCTCAAATAATACCGTTCGGTTGCAGAATCTCATATCTGGCCGGGAACAAGTCTCGCTTGCAGGCCATTCTGCCGGGCTCAAATCATTGAAGTTTTCTTTTGACGGCCAAATCCTGGCTGCATGGTTTGAAGAAGGCGTCATACAACTTTGGAATACGTCTTCTGGAAAACTCAAAACCACCATCAAAGGACAGTCTGGGGAAATCATTTCTTTGTTTTTTTCCCCTGATGCAGATCTCCTGGCCTCAAACGTGAATGGGACTCTCCAATTGTGGGATGTATCATCATCTCAGGAAAAATATGTACTGAAAAATCCTCCCAATGATTTCTCTGCAGGTGCTTTTTCAACGGACGGCAGAATCTTGGCCTCAGGTTCTGTGAATGGCAGAATTCGGCTGTGGAAACTCAATACTGGAGAGATCAAAAAAGTAATAATCGGTCATTCAGAGGCTGTAAAAACACTGGCCTTCTCTCCAGATAATCAATTCTTGATATCTTCTGATAAAAATGAGGTCCAGATCTGGAATCTTGCCAGTGGAGAACTCATAAAACGTTTTGTTGAGTATGATTCTATATCCACGGTAAGTTTATCTACTGACGGACAAACCTTGGCCTTAGGACTGGAGGAAGAAACCATAGTCTTCAGAGACCTATCTTATATCTATTCAGACAACACATTACCGGCTCAAGAAATTGAAATAAAAAAAACAGAATTCAATATGGAAACGAGTGCATTTAGCCTTCGTCCTATAAAAAAATCACCTAATCTATACGGAGAAAAAAACTGCCCGCCGAAATGGTCAAAAAAAAATCCTTTTTCCTGGCTAGCCCAAGCTGAATCCGGGGATGGGAAAGCAATGCTGCAAATGGGTAATCTGTATCTTCAGGATAATCGTTTCGATCTTGCCAGATATTGGTTTCAAAAGGCCAAGCAAGTCGGTTTTCCTTATGCTGAGGAACGCCTGATAGTATTGTCACAAATTATAAAAACCCATAAAGCAGATGGATTGCTCAATGGGATTGAGACAGATATTAAGCAAAAAAATTGGGATGCCGCTATAAAAAAATGCGAAGAGCTGCTTTTCCTGGATATTCTATCTGAATATGCTCTATGGGCACGCGGGTGGATTTACGATAACGTCCTGCATAAGCCGGCCCTTGCTGAATTGAACTATAGACAGGTTATCCATTTTATGACTGATTTTCCGGAGGCATACGACCGTCTGGGTTGGGTTATTCTGCTTCAGGGACGTTTCTCAGAAGCCCTGCCCTTTATCCAACAGGCCTGGGAGCTGGACTCACACTCTGGAGATGCTTCAGCCCTGCATTTGGGTCATGCGTACCTTCTTACAGGAAACGTAAATAAAGCAGGTTCCATCTACCAAAAATATTTGAACAAAAATCAGACCCTATCGCCAGGTGAGCGTGATGGGCTATTGGCAGATTTTGATATTTTTATCCAGAATGGCTGGCAGCCTGAGGCCTGCCGAAAATGGCGTCAGTGGTTTGAAGCGGCATTTTCCGAACAAAAACATGCGTCTGTTAGAGATAAAGAGAGAGAAACACGTTGAATCAGGTCTCGCGCTGACCGATATGCGATTATGAAAAACTAAAATGCCCTAACAGGTAACATGCTTAGAGGATCGTTTCTATGAAAATCAGGAAGCATATCACCTACAGATATTTCGCATTTATCAGCTATTCCCGAAAGGACAGTAAAGCGGCCAAATGGCTTCAAAAAAAGCTGGAGTGGTTCCGGTTCCCGGTCAAGCTGGTGGATGAATCCACCAGCCCCGGGCATCCCAGATACATCCGCCCGGTCTACCGGGATAAAACCAGCCTTGAAGTGGACCATGCCCATTACTGGGACAACATCAAAGGGGCCATCTCCCAGTCCCGGTATCTGATTGTGCTGTGCTCCCCCGACTCTGCCGCCTCCGGACCGGTAGACAAAGAGATCCGCCATTTTCTTTCCAACACTGACCGGGAAGATGCCCTGGAATCCATTGTCCCGGTGATTTTAAAGGGCAATGTGGGATCAAAGGATGATAAGGAATGCCTCTGTGATGCCCTTCTGGAACAGGGCAGCCGGATCACGGACCGGAATCTGCCCTCCATGGTCCCTGACGGGGATGAAGCGGAAAAAGAGGGGTGGGAAAACGGGTTTACCGGGGTGGTCTCTTTTCTGCTGCGGCTCAAGCGGGAAACCATCAGTGATCACTGCCAGAAAGAAGAACGCAGGCGGGCCCGGCGCTCCAGGATACTGTCCGGGTTATTCGCCCTGCTGGCCATGCTGGCGGTTGCCGGCGGTATGGTGGCGATAAATAAGGAGAAAGAAATCCGTTTGCAGGCAGCCCAGTCTGACTTTCTCATAGCCTGTGAAAAGATCGATCAGGATCGATCCGACCTCGCCTTGTGTTATCTATCCCGTTCCTTAAACTACGATCCAGACCACAGGGCTGCTCTTGCCCGCTTCACTTCGTTGGTTAATGAACAAAAATGGTTCAGACCAGATGCGGTCATGAGACATGAGAAATCACTTTTCTCAGCTGCCTTCAGCCCGAATGGACGGCTAGTGGCAACATCGTCTTGGGACAATACAGCAAGGGTCTGGGATGCATTTACAGGGAAACCGCTTACCGCAGCGATGCATTCAGAGAAAGAAGTTATTTCTGCTGATTTCAGCTTGGATGGAAAACGAATCCTCACTTTGTCCTGGGACGGTAATGCAAGGATATGGGATTCACATACCGGTACCTCTATAGGTGAACCTCTTAGGCATAATGCTTTTATAACTGCTGCTGTTTTTAGCCCGGACAGTCAGAGGATCCTCACTGCATCTATGAACAATACAGTACGAAAATGGGATGCAAGCACTGGAGAGCCTTTAGGTAAACTTATCCAGTTTGAAGGAAAATTATCTGACATTGCTTTCAGCTTGGATGCGCATTTTATCGCTACAGCAGCTGATGATGGAACAATACTTATTTGGGACGTTGGGACCGCTAAACCGATTGGACTTCCTATGCGGCATTTTAAAAGAATAGATTCCGTTGTTTTCAGCCCGAATGGCCATCGTATTCTTTCGATAATTTGGCCTAAAACGGCGCAGGTTTGGGACATAGACACGTGTAGTCCGATAGGCAATCCCATAGAGCTTGAGGAGCAGATATTTGCTGCCAAATTCAGTCCGGACAGCCATCGTGTTGTCACGAGAACAATGAATGCAGCATGGGTGTGGGATGCGAACACCGGAGAGCTCCTTAGTGAACCTATGCGACATGATGGAATAGTATATTCCGCAGTTTTTAGCCCGGACAGCCAGCAGATTGTTACTGCCTCTCATGACGGGACAGCAAGGGTTTGGGATGCAGATACCGGAAAAGCCGTAGGCGAGCCCATGCGGCATAATACAATAGTACGTTTCGCAACTTTCAGCCCAGACAGCCGACGAATCCTTACCGCCTCTCATGACGGGACAGCACGAATTTGGGTAGTAGACGACAAAAAGTATTCAGGAGAACTAATGCGGCATGATAAGTCTGTTATTTTTGCTGTATTAAGCCCAGACGCCCGAAGCATGGTTTCTGCTTCTTCCGATAACAAGGCAATGCTTTGGAATGTTGCGACCGGGAATCCCATCGGAGATCCCTTGAGGCATGATCAGTTTTTGTTATCAGCGATATTCAGCCCAAAAGGCCACTACGTTGCGACCATCACCTCGGATAACACGCTTAGAGTTTGGGACGTAAAGACCGGTCAACCCGCCAAAGGATCCATACGGCACGAGAAGTCAGTTAGTTGCGCAGTATTCAGTCCGAATGGACAAAGTATTGTCACAGCCTCAGGAGATACCGCCCAGGTATGGGGTACGGAATCCTGCATTCCCGTGGGAAAGCCCATGCGGCATGATGCTTTGATTAACACTGCGTTGTTCAGTCCGGATGGGCGATGGATCGTTACTGCCTCTTGGGATAAAACTGTCCAGATTTGGAATGCACAAACTGGCCAGCCAATAGGTAAAACTATGGTGAATAATGCGTGGCTACGTTCTGCAGTCTTTAGCCCTGATGGCCGACATATTGTCACAGTTTCAGAAAATACCGCACAAGTTTGGGATTTGAACACCGGTAAGACCGTCGGTAGACCCATGCAACATGAGGACTGTGAACATGGGTCGTGTTTGTTTTCTGTCGTGTTCAGCCGGGATGGCCGATTAATAGTCACCACGGGTTTGGGCAATACGGCGCGAGTCTGGGACGCGAACACCGGTATTTCCATTACCGAACCGATATGGCATGAGAGCATGGTGGTTTCCGCTGTGTTCAGCCCGGACGGTAAGTTACTATCTACATTGACTGAAGGGACGATGCGGGTTTGGGATGTTAATACGGGCAAACCGGTTACAGACAGTATAATGTATAAGGGCAAAATCAATTCTGCTGTGTTTAAGTCCGATGGCAAACTCGTTGTATCCACTTCGGAAGAGTGCAATGCCTGGATTTGGCAGGTTCCTTTAGGTGCTCTTAAATTAGGCCCAACCCCCCAAAAAAAAATCCAACGGATGGCAAACTTGCTATCAGGGAAACGCTTTAATCCAATAACCGGTATATTAGATTCTTTAAGCCCCGAGGAACAGCTGCGGCTTAAGGACGAACTAAATTGTAACATCGGCTATCCAGTAATGGTAAAATGACAAAAAAATTATTGGAAAAGTTAAAATGAAAGAACCCTTTGATGAAAAAATCGACACGGGCATACCCGGAGTACGAAAGGGGCTGGCAACCGGACCTGTGCCGAAAATGGCGGCAATGGTTTAAACAAGCATACTCCAGACATGAAGCAACTTAAAGGCGATGAGCCAGTATGACTCCAGAAGTCTTCAACTATTTGATATTTATTAACTGCTTATGAAGGGAATACTGGACGTAAAGGAGACCCAACCATGAACATCATTTTCATCAGTCATTCCAGCCTGAACAACTCCGAGGCCCGGGCCGTTTGCGACTGGCTCCAGGAACAGGGATGGGACGAGGTTTTTCTGGACCTGGATCCCGAGCGGGGCATTGCCGCGGGAGAACGCTGGGAATCTGCTCTGCACCGGGCGGCCAGCCGCTGTGATGCGGTGTTGTTTCTGGTCAGCCGGCAGTGGCTGGAGTCCGAATGGTGCCGCCGGGAATTCCACCTGGCCCAGAAGCTGAACAAACGCTGTTTCATCCTGCTCATCGAAGATATTGCCATCGCCGACCTGCCCGAAGAACTGACCGTGTGCTGGCAGGTGGTGAACCTGGCGGCGGGCACGGATCATGGCCAGGCCAGGGAAGTGCATCTGCCCGGCAGTTCAGGGCCGGGGTATGTGTATTTTTCCCGGTCCGCGCTGACCCGCCTGAAAACTGGCCTGGTCAAGGCCGGACTGGAACCGAAGTTTTTTGCCTGGCCCCCGGAGCATGATCCCCGGCGGTCCCCCTATCGGGGCTTGCGGCCCCTGGATATGGCAGATGCAGGGATCTTTTTTGGCCGGGAAGCCCCCATGATCGATCTGATGGCGCGGCTGCGGGGGCTGCACGGCAGTGCACCGCCCCGATTCCTGGCCATTCTGGGGGCTTCGGGGGCGGGCAAGTCCTCGTTTCTGCGGGCCGGGATCCTGCCCCGGCTGAGCCGGGATGAACGGTATTTTTATCCCCTGCCCGTGATCCGGCCGGAACAGGCCGTGCTTTCCGGGAATTACGGCCTGGCCGAAGCCCTGTACCAGGCCTGCCAGGCAAAAAAGGTACCCCAGTCCCGCCAACATATCAAAACGATGATTTCCGGAGGGATTCCTGCACTGGGTCCCCTGCTGCACGAACTGGTGCAGGCGGCGGCGGTCCCTGATCTTAAGGGCACGGGCCAGCACCTGCCCCAGCCGGTGCTGGCCGTCGACCAGGGGGAAGAGCTGTTCATGGCGGAAGGCCGGGAAGAATCCTGCCGGTTTCTGTCTTTGCTGCAAGGGCTCCTGGCGGAGGACGCGCCCCCGCTCATGGTCCTGTTCACCATCCGTTCGGACAGTTACGGGTATCTGCAAAGCTCGCCGGAGCTGGAAGGCATGCCCCAGCAGACCTTCAGCCTGCCGCCCCTGCCGGCCGGGGCCTATCAGAAAATCATCGAAGAACCGGCCAAAGCACTGGACGGCACGGACCGGCCCCTGGCCCTGGATCCGAAGCTGACCCAGCAGCTGCTTTTGGATGCCGGCCGCAGCGGGGCCAGAGATGCCCTGCCCCTACTGGCCTTCACCTTAGGGCGGCTGTACGAGGAGTATGCCGGGGACGGGGCGCTGCGACTGGAAGAATACCGGGACATGGGGGGGATTGAAGGCGCCATCCAGAAAGCCGTGGACAATGCCCTGAAAGATGCCCGGGCCAACCCGGCCCTGCCGGACAAAGAGGAAGAATGCCTCACGCTGCTGCGCCGGGGATTGATTCCCTGGATGGCCGGCATCGACCCGGAGACCAGCCTGCCCCGCCGGCGGGTGGCCCGGCTCGATGAGGTGCCTGAAGAGGCCCGGGCCGTGATCCGGCATTTTGTGGAACACCGCCTGCTGGCCACGGACACCAACGACCGGGGAGAGGTGATCATCGAACCGGCCCACGAAGCCCTGCTGCGCCAGTGGGTCACCCTGAGGGGCTGGCTGGCCGAAGACACGGCCGCACTGTCGGCCCTGGAAACCCTGAAGGCAGCCACCCGGGACTGGGAAGCCAATGACCGGGAAGCCGGCTGGCTGACCCACCAGGCCGGCCGGCTGGAGGATGCGGAAGCCCTGCAGGCCCGAAAGGGCCTGGCCGGCTTTCTGACCGATTCGGATAAAGACTACCTGGGGGCCTGCCGCAAACAGGAAAATCAACTCCGCAACCGGGAACTGCAGCAGGCCCGGGACCTGGCTGCAGCCCGCAAACGAACCATGCAGCGAAGCATTGCCGGTCTGGCAGCGGCCCTGGTGCTGCTGGTGATCGCCAGCGGGCTGGGGATTCTTGCCAATATCAAGTCAAAAGAGGCCATGGAACAAAAACAGGAAGCCATTGCCGCCCGGGATGAGGCAGATACACAGCGGCAGGAAGTGGAAAAGAAGTTTCTACAGAGCCAGATCGAGAAATACCATGAGTTTCGCAAGTTCGGAAAAGCCCTCGATGCCTGGGCCCCCCTGCTGGAGGTCCGTTCCAAACTGCAAGGTTACAACGAAAGTCTGCGCGAGGTGGATCTGGCCCTGTCCGCCATCGTGCGCAGCAACCCGCCTCCCCTGCGCACCATGACGGTAACAGGGGCCCGGACCCTGGCGCTGATGCCGGACCACCGGCGGGTCCTTGTGGGGACAAAAGACGGCACGTTAGCCCTCTGGGACATGGAAACGGGCCGACAGGAGAAGGTGCTTGGAAATCATGACACAGCGATCCGCGTGATCCGGGTATGGGGGCCGGGAAACCGGGCCGTAAGCGCAGATGCGGCGGGCGGAATAAAGATCTGGGACCTGGTAAAAGGGGAGCTGATGCGTACATTCAATGACCATCAGGCCGGTGTCACGGACCTGGCCATCAGTCCCGGCGGCGGGCAGATCCTTTCCGCCGACACCAGCGGGGAGGTGCTGTTCTGGAACCTTTATACCGGTGAAATGATCCGCCGACAGTCCAGAGGCGCGGGCACCGGGTCCGCCGTCAGCCTGTTCAGTGAAGGTGACACAACGCTGGCCCTGATTGGAACGGACGCCCAGACCTTTGAGCAGATCGATCTAGAGAGGGTCTCGAACCGGAATCCGTTCGACCCATCGGCCGCCCATACCGGTCCCATCACGGGGCTTAGCTTTTATCATGACATTTACGCCCTGTCCGCCTCTGAGGACGGCACCATAAAACTGTGGGAGCTTTTATCCGGCGACTGCGTGCGGACCTTCAGCGGCCATGCCGGACCTGTGGCGGCCCTGGTCCCTTTGTCGGACAGCCGCTTTCTCACGGGCAGCGCGGACAAAAGCCTCCGGATATGGGACCTGGACACGGGAAAATGCCTGCGCACCATTTATGGGCACCGGGAAAGGATCGCAGGCCTGGATGCATCGCCGGATGGAAAGCACATCGTGAGCCTGGGCACTGACGGGAAAATCAAATTCTGGTATTCCGGCACGGCAAACGGATATGATATCTACGCGGGCCACATCGGAGACGTGACCGCTGTGGCCGCGTCCGGCACAAAAGCCGCGACCGGCGACCGGGACGGGCATATCAACGTCTGGGACCCGGGCAGCGGCAGCACCGTGACAGAGATGCCTTCGCAGGCGAGCCCCATCGCGGCGCTGGCGCTTTCCAGTGACGGCAGCATGCTTTTGTCGGCATCCATGGACGGCGGCATCCACTGCTGGCACACGGAAACCGGCAGGCGACTCCACAGCCTTGCCCCCCCGGACGGATTCGGAAAATGTGTGTTTCTGGGCTTTACCGGACCCCGCCAGGTCTGCCTTGCCGATGACAGGGGCACCCTGCATTACTGGGACCTGGAAAAACAACAGATCTTGACCGGGCACTCTTTCAGGTGGTATCGCGCCGATCTCCAGGCCGCAGCCATAAGCCCGGACGGGAGTCACGCCTTTCTGGCGGACAGTGAGGGCGTGATCTATCACTGGGATCTCAAAGAAAACAGGAAAGTGAAGCTGTTTCAAAACCACCCGGGCGGCATCTGCGCCCTGGCCATCCTCCAGCAGGGCAAACTGCTTGCCTCGGCCTCGTTTGACGGCGGGATACGGCTATGGAGTGTTGAAAAGGGACGACTGCTCGAAGCCTTTTCGTTTTCAGAAGGGCGGGTGCTGAGCCTGTGCGGCCTGAACGATTCGGAATTGCTCGTTGCCGGCGGCAACGGGCGTGTGTTTCAAAAGCCTTTGTCCAACATGGATGCCTGGTTGCAGGTGGAAGGGATGAAAATTTATGAGGGACTGACCAAAGAGGGCAGCGATGACGCATGGTTTGCCCTCACGAACCTGCACCGGCCCCGGATGGTCTCTGCTGCGACCCAACACCCCCCCGTGCCGGCCCCGGGAAAAAGCCATTACATAACAGACCTTGACCTCCTTTTCCTGCCGGTCGCCGCCGGGACCTTTGTCATGGGAGACCACAAATTCAATGGCGGCAACGAAGGCCTCATAGATAACAACGGCGCTCACAAGGTGATTTTGAGCCAGGGGTTCTGGGTCAGCCGGTATGAGATCCGGCAACGGGACTTTGCCGCCTTTGCCAATGCGACCGGATACAAAACGGACGCGGAAACCGACATTGACGATGGCACAGTGGTTTTATACAACGGCCAGTGGCAATACCGTTCCGGCTACCACTGGCGGAACAGTCTGGCCGGCAAAGAAAGGCCGGTCTGCGGTGTGTCTTGGCATGATGCCCAGGCTTTCTGCAACTGGCTGACTGACCGGGAGGCAAAGGCGGGACGGTTGCTCCCGGGCCATTCGTACCGGCTCCCCACGGAGGCGGAATGGGAATACGCGGCCCGGGCCGGAACCCGGGGGGATTTTGACGGCCGCATCGAAAACGTGGCCTGGTTTGATCTGAATGCGGATGAGACCTCGCACGGGGTGGGGCTTAAAAAAGCCAACACCTGGGGATTGTACGATGTGCATGGCAATGTCTGGGAATGGTGTCTGGACAGTTGCCACTGGAAAGACAACAACTATGTGCAAACCGATACGTATATTGAGGGGATCACCGACCCGTTATCCACATCGGGCTCCCAGCGCGTCTTGCGGGGCGGCAGCTGGTATGACACGGCGATCCATTGCCGTTCAGCGCGTCGCCTCAGCTACACCCCCGCCATCCGCGGCACCTTCACTGGCTTGCGTCCCGTGCTTGCCCCCAGTCCGTGAGGCGCGGAGCGACAGGTGAAAGGCGGAGCCCCAGAGCCGGAGACCCCTGATATCAGGCATATGACAATCAGACCCGGATCATCCCGTGCAAAACCCCGCCTGAGGCATCATGTCAGTTTTCTGAGCATGGTTCTGGCGGTTTCATTGGTATCCCTTCTGGATACCAGCGGGCAATTTGTGCGGCCAAACATCCCGCTTGTCTGTGCAGGAATCGGTTTGACGGGTCTGGTCTGGTTTGGTGCCCCCTTCATTGGGGAAGCCCGCTGGCTTTTTGGGGCGGTGACGGTATTGCTGCTGGCGTTCCCCGCTGTCTGGAAGAAGATGTCGGGCAGTGACGCTGCTTTTATGACCCTGTTGTGGCCCTGGGCCTGTCTGACATGGGCGATTTTCCTGGCCGCATGGATGGAGTTTTTAAAACGATGCCATGTATTCAAGCTGTCAACGGTGGTGTTCCTTCTCTGGATCACAGGAGTCAATGGCCTTGTCCTGCTCTGCCGGGAACCTTTTGCGCTGCTTGTTTTCAACATCCCCTTTGGGGTGCTGCTGGTTTATTCCAGCACTGAAACACGATACGGGTTTGACGGCTTTATCAGAGTTGCCGGAGGGGCGTATGTCCTTAGTTTTTGTGTGATCCACGGGATGGCGGCGGCCGGCGTAAATCTTATTGGTATGGGCTGGCCGGAGAGCACCCCCATGCATTTTCTTCCCCTGTTTGCGGCCCTGGGAGTGATATTTTCCAACAAAAAATTTGATC
Above is a window of Desulfotignum balticum DSM 7044 DNA encoding:
- a CDS encoding toll/interleukin-1 receptor domain-containing protein → MKIRKHITYRYFAFISYSRKDSKAAKWLQKKLEWFRFPVKLVDESTSPGHPRYIRPVYRDKTSLEVDHAHYWDNIKGAISQSRYLIVLCSPDSAASGPVDKEIRHFLSNTDREDALESIVPVILKGNVGSKDDKECLCDALLEQGSRITDRNLPSMVPDGDEAEKEGWENGFTGVVSFLLRLKRETISDHCQKEERRRARRSRILSGLFALLAMLAVAGGMVAINKEKEIRLQAAQSDFLIACEKIDQDRSDLALCYLSRSLNYDPDHRAALARFTSLVNEQKWFRPDAVMRHEKSLFSAAFSPNGRLVATSSWDNTARVWDAFTGKPLTAAMHSEKEVISADFSLDGKRILTLSWDGNARIWDSHTGTSIGEPLRHNAFITAAVFSPDSQRILTASMNNTVRKWDASTGEPLGKLIQFEGKLSDIAFSLDAHFIATAADDGTILIWDVGTAKPIGLPMRHFKRIDSVVFSPNGHRILSIIWPKTAQVWDIDTCSPIGNPIELEEQIFAAKFSPDSHRVVTRTMNAAWVWDANTGELLSEPMRHDGIVYSAVFSPDSQQIVTASHDGTARVWDADTGKAVGEPMRHNTIVRFATFSPDSRRILTASHDGTARIWVVDDKKYSGELMRHDKSVIFAVLSPDARSMVSASSDNKAMLWNVATGNPIGDPLRHDQFLLSAIFSPKGHYVATITSDNTLRVWDVKTGQPAKGSIRHEKSVSCAVFSPNGQSIVTASGDTAQVWGTESCIPVGKPMRHDALINTALFSPDGRWIVTASWDKTVQIWNAQTGQPIGKTMVNNAWLRSAVFSPDGRHIVTVSENTAQVWDLNTGKTVGRPMQHEDCEHGSCLFSVVFSRDGRLIVTTGLGNTARVWDANTGISITEPIWHESMVVSAVFSPDGKLLSTLTEGTMRVWDVNTGKPVTDSIMYKGKINSAVFKSDGKLVVSTSEECNAWIWQVPLGALKLGPTPQKKIQRMANLLSGKRFNPITGILDSLSPEEQLRLKDELNCNIGYPVMVK
- a CDS encoding nSTAND1 domain-containing NTPase translates to MNIIFISHSSLNNSEARAVCDWLQEQGWDEVFLDLDPERGIAAGERWESALHRAASRCDAVLFLVSRQWLESEWCRREFHLAQKLNKRCFILLIEDIAIADLPEELTVCWQVVNLAAGTDHGQAREVHLPGSSGPGYVYFSRSALTRLKTGLVKAGLEPKFFAWPPEHDPRRSPYRGLRPLDMADAGIFFGREAPMIDLMARLRGLHGSAPPRFLAILGASGAGKSSFLRAGILPRLSRDERYFYPLPVIRPEQAVLSGNYGLAEALYQACQAKKVPQSRQHIKTMISGGIPALGPLLHELVQAAAVPDLKGTGQHLPQPVLAVDQGEELFMAEGREESCRFLSLLQGLLAEDAPPLMVLFTIRSDSYGYLQSSPELEGMPQQTFSLPPLPAGAYQKIIEEPAKALDGTDRPLALDPKLTQQLLLDAGRSGARDALPLLAFTLGRLYEEYAGDGALRLEEYRDMGGIEGAIQKAVDNALKDARANPALPDKEEECLTLLRRGLIPWMAGIDPETSLPRRRVARLDEVPEEARAVIRHFVEHRLLATDTNDRGEVIIEPAHEALLRQWVTLRGWLAEDTAALSALETLKAATRDWEANDREAGWLTHQAGRLEDAEALQARKGLAGFLTDSDKDYLGACRKQENQLRNRELQQARDLAAARKRTMQRSIAGLAAALVLLVIASGLGILANIKSKEAMEQKQEAIAARDEADTQRQEVEKKFLQSQIEKYHEFRKFGKALDAWAPLLEVRSKLQGYNESLREVDLALSAIVRSNPPPLRTMTVTGARTLALMPDHRRVLVGTKDGTLALWDMETGRQEKVLGNHDTAIRVIRVWGPGNRAVSADAAGGIKIWDLVKGELMRTFNDHQAGVTDLAISPGGGQILSADTSGEVLFWNLYTGEMIRRQSRGAGTGSAVSLFSEGDTTLALIGTDAQTFEQIDLERVSNRNPFDPSAAHTGPITGLSFYHDIYALSASEDGTIKLWELLSGDCVRTFSGHAGPVAALVPLSDSRFLTGSADKSLRIWDLDTGKCLRTIYGHRERIAGLDASPDGKHIVSLGTDGKIKFWYSGTANGYDIYAGHIGDVTAVAASGTKAATGDRDGHINVWDPGSGSTVTEMPSQASPIAALALSSDGSMLLSASMDGGIHCWHTETGRRLHSLAPPDGFGKCVFLGFTGPRQVCLADDRGTLHYWDLEKQQILTGHSFRWYRADLQAAAISPDGSHAFLADSEGVIYHWDLKENRKVKLFQNHPGGICALAILQQGKLLASASFDGGIRLWSVEKGRLLEAFSFSEGRVLSLCGLNDSELLVAGGNGRVFQKPLSNMDAWLQVEGMKIYEGLTKEGSDDAWFALTNLHRPRMVSAATQHPPVPAPGKSHYITDLDLLFLPVAAGTFVMGDHKFNGGNEGLIDNNGAHKVILSQGFWVSRYEIRQRDFAAFANATGYKTDAETDIDDGTVVLYNGQWQYRSGYHWRNSLAGKERPVCGVSWHDAQAFCNWLTDREAKAGRLLPGHSYRLPTEAEWEYAARAGTRGDFDGRIENVAWFDLNADETSHGVGLKKANTWGLYDVHGNVWEWCLDSCHWKDNNYVQTDTYIEGITDPLSTSGSQRVLRGGSWYDTAIHCRSARRLSYTPAIRGTFTGLRPVLAPSP